One stretch of Pseudomonas sp. NC02 DNA includes these proteins:
- a CDS encoding acyl-CoA dehydrogenase family protein translates to MTAKPNSVLPSPLQTAKLLAAEFALTAVERDERGGTPKTERDALRQSGLLALSIPTQYGGLGARWSETLEIVREFAKVDSSIAHVFGFHHLMLATVRLFSRPEQWQPWFEQTARKNWFWGNALNPLDTRTVVKAYNGWREFSGKKSFCSGASDSEMLIASAVDESAGGKLLIAAIPSGRSGITLHNDWNNIGQRQTDSGSASFERVRVEESELLLDPGPLSTPFACLRPLIAQLTFTHMFLGIAEGAFAEARNYTLTETRPWHKSTVQDIRQDPYVLNHYGEFWVALEGVRLLVERAAELLDQAWAKGPSLSESERGELAIAIATAKVAATRNGLELCSRLFEVTGARSTHASLRLDRHWRNLRTQTLHDPVDYKLHELGDWALNQSLPIPTFYS, encoded by the coding sequence GTGACAGCCAAACCCAACAGCGTCCTGCCCTCACCCTTGCAGACCGCCAAACTGCTGGCCGCCGAATTTGCCCTCACTGCCGTCGAACGCGACGAGCGCGGCGGCACACCGAAGACCGAACGTGACGCCCTGCGCCAAAGCGGCTTGCTGGCCCTGAGCATTCCCACCCAATACGGCGGCCTCGGCGCCCGCTGGAGCGAAACCCTGGAGATCGTGCGCGAATTCGCCAAGGTCGACAGCTCCATCGCCCACGTCTTCGGTTTTCATCACCTGATGCTCGCCACCGTTCGCCTGTTCTCACGCCCGGAGCAATGGCAACCCTGGTTCGAACAAACCGCGCGCAAGAACTGGTTCTGGGGCAACGCCCTCAACCCGCTGGACACGCGCACGGTGGTCAAAGCCTACAACGGCTGGCGCGAATTCTCCGGCAAGAAGAGCTTTTGCTCCGGAGCCAGCGACTCGGAAATGCTGATCGCCTCGGCGGTGGATGAAAGCGCCGGCGGCAAGCTGCTGATCGCGGCCATCCCCAGCGGGCGCAGTGGCATCACCCTGCACAATGACTGGAACAACATCGGCCAGCGCCAGACCGACAGCGGCAGCGCCAGCTTCGAACGGGTACGCGTGGAAGAGTCGGAATTGCTCCTCGATCCCGGCCCGCTGAGTACGCCCTTCGCCTGCCTGCGCCCGCTGATCGCTCAACTGACCTTCACCCATATGTTCCTCGGCATCGCCGAAGGCGCCTTTGCCGAAGCCCGGAATTACACCCTGACCGAAACCCGGCCCTGGCATAAATCCACGGTGCAGGACATTCGCCAGGACCCGTACGTGCTCAACCACTACGGCGAATTCTGGGTCGCGCTGGAAGGCGTGCGCCTGCTTGTAGAACGCGCCGCCGAACTGCTGGACCAGGCCTGGGCCAAGGGCCCGAGCCTCAGTGAAAGCGAGCGCGGCGAGCTGGCCATCGCCATCGCCACGGCCAAGGTCGCTGCCACCCGCAACGGCCTGGAGCTGTGCAGCCGCCTGTTCGAAGTCACCGGCGCGCGCTCCACCCACGCCTCGCTGCGCCTGGACCGGCACTGGCGCAACCTGCGCACGCAAACCTTGCACGACCCGGTGGACTACAAGCTCCACGAACTGGGGGACTGGGCGTTGAACCAGTCCCTGCCGATTCCCACGTTCTACTCCTAG
- a CDS encoding antibiotic biosynthesis monooxygenase, whose protein sequence is MQVLEKSLSFTQMVEFHIEPQQQSALVAALSSQSERLAQGHGGFINASVQVSDDGRRVLSYLQWRSREEGEAAFKCFEHGEEDFWTLIRAHQAKAVTFGSFQVLRSIERSHDNALHCRLN, encoded by the coding sequence GAAGAGTCTGAGTTTTACCCAGATGGTCGAATTCCACATCGAGCCTCAGCAGCAATCGGCTTTGGTGGCGGCCCTGTCATCCCAGAGCGAGCGCCTGGCCCAGGGCCATGGCGGCTTCATCAATGCCAGCGTGCAGGTCAGTGATGATGGACGCCGGGTGCTCAGCTACCTGCAATGGCGCTCCCGCGAGGAGGGGGAAGCGGCCTTCAAGTGTTTTGAGCACGGTGAGGAAGATTTCTGGACGCTGATCCGCGCCCACCAGGCCAAGGCAGTGACCTTCGGTTCGTTCCAGGTGCTGCGCAGCATCGAGCGCAGCCATGACAACGCTCTGCACTGCCGCCTAAATTGA
- a CDS encoding sigma-54-dependent Fis family transcriptional regulator, whose translation MQLLTLPPSPALATSIRATAQVFEDPKSQALLAHIQQVAPSEASVLIIGETGTGKELVARHIHNLSARRNRPFVAVNCGAFSESLVEAELFGHEKGAFTGALSAKAGWFEEADGGTLFLDEIGDLPMAIQVKLLRVLQEREVVRLGSRKSIPIDVRVLAATNVQLEKAINAGHFREDLYYRLDVVSLELSPLRDRPGDILPLTRHFIEAYSQRLGYGPITISREAEQKLKSYSWPGNIRELENVIHHTLLICRNGVIERDDLRLSNMRIERQDDSQHGTDNSAEALLERAFQKLFEEQAGALHEKVEDALLRAAYRFSHYNQVHTANLLGLSRNVTRTRLIKIGELAVNKRRPGENVQGERMLHLSI comes from the coding sequence ATGCAGCTTTTAACCTTACCGCCCTCGCCCGCTCTTGCGACCTCGATCCGCGCCACGGCCCAGGTCTTCGAAGACCCCAAATCCCAGGCGCTGCTGGCGCACATCCAGCAAGTCGCGCCCAGCGAAGCCAGCGTGTTGATCATCGGCGAAACCGGCACCGGTAAAGAGCTGGTGGCGCGCCATATCCACAACCTCAGCGCCCGGCGCAACCGGCCCTTCGTGGCCGTGAACTGCGGCGCGTTTTCCGAATCCCTGGTGGAAGCCGAGCTGTTCGGCCATGAAAAAGGCGCCTTCACCGGCGCCCTCAGTGCCAAGGCCGGCTGGTTCGAAGAGGCGGACGGCGGCACCCTGTTCCTCGATGAAATCGGCGACTTGCCGATGGCGATCCAGGTCAAGCTGCTACGGGTATTGCAGGAACGCGAAGTGGTGCGCCTGGGCTCACGCAAAAGCATTCCCATCGACGTGCGGGTATTGGCGGCCACCAACGTTCAGTTGGAGAAAGCCATCAATGCCGGGCATTTCCGCGAAGACCTGTACTACCGCCTAGACGTGGTCAGCCTCGAACTCAGCCCCCTGCGGGATCGGCCCGGTGACATCCTGCCACTGACCCGGCATTTCATCGAAGCCTACAGCCAGCGCCTGGGTTACGGCCCGATCACCATCAGCCGCGAGGCCGAGCAAAAACTCAAAAGCTACAGCTGGCCGGGCAACATCCGCGAGCTGGAAAACGTGATCCACCACACCCTGCTGATCTGCCGCAACGGGGTGATCGAGCGCGACGACCTGCGCCTGTCGAACATGCGCATCGAGCGTCAGGACGACAGCCAGCACGGCACCGACAACAGCGCCGAAGCCCTGCTGGAACGCGCCTTTCAAAAGCTCTTCGAGGAACAGGCCGGGGCCCTGCATGAAAAGGTCGAGGATGCGCTGCTGCGCGCCGCCTACCGCTTCAGCCATTACAACCAGGTGCACACCGCCAACCTGCTGGGCCTGAGCCGCAACGTGACCCGTACCCGTTTGATCAAGATCGGCGAGCTGGCGGTGAACAAGCGACGCCCCGGCGAAAACGTACAGGGCGAACGCATGCTGCACCTGTCAATTTAG